A stretch of DNA from Nitrospira sp. KM1:
CGTCGCTCTCGGAGGAGCATTTTATGGAGAGTCGATGTTTTCCCGTATTGACGACGCATCCAAAGTCGCCCTGGTTCGGCTCGTCCGGCAACTGTGCACATGGGGCTTTCAGATATTTGACTGCCAGCAACCCTCGCCACACGTGATGCGTCTCGGGGCCGAGGAAATTCCGCGCCGAGAGTTTATCGGTCATCTGAAAACGGCGCTCGCCCTCCCAGACCGCCGCGGTGCCTGGACGCCAGACGGACAGTACTGAACCCGTAGTCGATCGTTTTTGAGAGAGCTTCGCGTATCCATCCAGGGTTGAAGCCGTCATCGCGATTGACGCAGACCGCCCAGTTTGGCCACTTCCGCGAAGTAATGCGCGAAGGCTTTGATTCCTCCCGAGGCTTGTCCCCAATCGAAATATTCGTTCGGCGCATGATACCCATGCTCGGGAAGGCTGAGGCCCAAAAATAGAATGGGAACCTTCCAGGCGTTCTGCATCGTCACGACCGCCCCGATCGAACCGCCTTCACGGATAAACGACGGCTCTTTTCCAAAGCCCTCCTTGGCGGCGCGTGTGATGCAGTCGACGTATGGGCCGTCGAAATGGCCTTTGAACGGATGGAGCGTTCCCTCGCATTCAACCTTCACGTTCGGATTCAGTTTCCCGACGAACTTCTTCAGTAGTGCAAACGCCTTCTCAGGCGTCTGATTCGGCACCAGCCGCATACTGACCTTGAGTTCCCCCTGCCCGGGCACGATAGTTTTCACTCCCGGGCCGTGGTATCCGCCCGTCAGCCCGTGTATCTCGAACGTCGGAGCCGCCCAGATCCGGCGTGTGACTTCTGCCGGGTCTTCCGTCCGGAGAGTGTGAAATCCATACGCCTCCTTAAAGCGCCTGACGTGAAACCCCGATCGCAAAAAGCTCTTGATTTCATCGTTGGTGGGCTTGACGACATCCCGATAGAAACCCGGAATTTTCACTTCACCGGTCTTCGCGTTGACACAGGCCTGCGCAATCTCCATCAGTTCGGCCAGCGGATTTCTCGCTGCCCCACCTGTCACACCCGAATGAGCATCTTGACTCCCTGTGCGGAGGGTCAGCCGAGCTCCGATGAGTCCGCGCAAGCCGTACGGCATGGCCGGTCGCCCTTTCGCAATCCAAATCGTGTCGGACACAACGACCGAATCTGGACGTGGGATAGAGGCTCGGTGCTTCAATCCCTGCGCGAAGTGAGGACTGCCGATTTCCTCTTCTAATTCCCAGAGAAACCGTATATTGATCGGAACTCCCTGTTCGAGAGCAAACCGGGCTCCCAGCAGCGCAGCCAGTGCAGGCCCCTTGTCGTCGGTGGCTCCACGCCCGCGATACACTCCATCCTCATTTTTGAATGCGAACGGGGCCTGCTTCCACTGCGGCTCTTGTGCGGGCTGTACGTCCATATGATTGTAAACGGTCACCGTAGGATACGTGGCGTCGGACGTCCATCCACCGCTGACAATAGGATATCCGCCCGTCTCGACGGATCGGACATCGGCTTTGAAATCTGACAATACCTGCGAGGCCAAGATCGCCATACGCTCGATGTCCGTACTCCTGGAAGGGTCCATGCTGATCGATGGAATCTCGACCATCTGTCCAAGCAGATCTTCGAACAGCGGACGGCTGTGTTTCACATACGCTTCAAGGTCGCTTCGCTTCACGGTCATGTTGCCCTCCTAGGCCCTATCTGATTAACCGCCGGATTATAGCGACTGTTCCCTTGTCGCGAAAGCAACCGGTGGTTTCGCTACTGATGGGCCCGACAATGCTACAATGGCAACCATGCCGATCATGCCAACGCCTCTACGATGCGCCCGGACCTTATGGCTGTCGGGTCTGTTGTGCCTGTGGCCGGGAGTTGCGGGAGCCTCCGGTCCAATTGCCATACGCGACATCCTTGACGAGCCGCAGCCGTTTCATCTCAAACAGGTCGTGCTCCACGGAACGGTGCGAAACGTCCACCCGCTGGATCCCTATACCCTGCGGGCCGGAAGCACCTGCTATGGAGCCTACCTCTTCAATCTGGAAGACGACACAGCCTCGATCAACGTGGCCGTGTTCGGTATCTGCGGGATACCAACCGTCAAGGATCCTGACGTGGAAGACGGTGAGCGCATCGAACTCCATGCGACAATCCAGTCGCCATCGCACGGTGGCTATTATTTAAGTTTTCATGGGATCGCGGTGGCCGGTGAACGGGAAGGCGTGGTTCAGGCCGTGGCTGATCGCATTACGCCGCTGGTGGAATAGACATGGTGACTCCTTCGTCGACACGGATCGGGTGGATCGGGAGCGGCGTCATGGGAGCTGCCATGTGCGGACATGTCCTACGCGCAGGGTATCGTACGACCGTCCACAGCCGCACTCGAGGCAAGGCCGAACCGCTTCTTGCCAAAGGAGCAATTTGGGCCGACAGCACGATGGCGATCGCCGGCTCAAATGACGTGATCGTGACGATGGTCGGATTCCCCGCTGACGTGCGCGAGGTCTATTTCGGAGAAAAGGGGCTGTTGCACGCTGCCAATCCTTCGACCATCTTCATCGATATGACGACGACCAGCCCCGCGTTGAGCAAGGACATTCATGATCGGGCCGCATCGATGCGCTGCTTCGCCGTCGACGCGCCGGTCTCCGGCGGCGATGTAGGAGCCAGGCAAGCCACGCTATCCGTCATGGTTGGCGGCGATGCCGAACCGGTTCAGGCCGTCATGCCGTTACTCAAACTGTTCGGCAGCACCATCGTGCATCAGGGACCATCCGGGGCAGGCCAGCACGCCAAACTGTGCAATCAGATCGTGATTGCCGGAACCATGGTTGGCGTGTGCGAAGGTCTGTTGTATGGCCGGCAAGCAGGGCTGGATCTCGATCGCCTGTTGAGCTCGATCGGTGACGGAGCCGCCTCCTGTTGGACCCTCAGTCATCTGGCTCCACGAATCCGACGCCGGGATTTTGCACCTGGATTTTATGTGGAACACTTCGTCAAGGACATGGGTATCATTCTGGAAGAATCGAGGCGAATAGGGCTCACGCTTCCCGGATTGACGCTGGTACACGGACTCTATGAGACCGTTGTCTCACTGGGGCACGGTCGCAACGGCACCCATGCTCTCATGCTCGCATTGGAACAGATGTCCGGCTCGAAAGGATCGAGCGCCGCCAGGACACTGACAGGAGACCATCCATGATCTTACGAAGAGACATCCTTCTCATGCTGACAGTGCTCCTCACCGGCTGTGCGGCCAGTCAAGGTTTCGACCGGCAGACCATGCGGGAGCTGTTTCATCACGACCCCGACGTCGTGACCGAACGCGACATCCACAATACACTGGAGTTGAAACCCCAGACCTCGATGCCGTATCGGCTGGGCCTGTATTTCGTCCGGAAGAACGTTCCGATGAAACAATCCGTCAAAAAAGCCGATTGGCACAGCGTCGACAAGGAAACGCTCCTGCGCAAGCTTCTTCCATTGCGCGATGAGGGAGTGCTGACGGATGTCGTCATGCTCGCAGAAACGACTCTGCAGGGTACCGGCCTGCGCGACATCCGCCTCGCCGGAGCGCGTTACGGCGCGGACGCGGTGTTGGTCGTGGATGGCGCTGCCGCTGTCGACCGATACAACAATGGCTACGCTGCGCTCTACGCGACACTGGTAGGCGCGTATTTCGCCCCTGGGACTGAGAGCTCGGCCCTGTTCATGATTGAAGGCAGCTTGTGGGATGTCCGTTCGGAATTTCTCTATGCGACGCAACTGGTCGAAGGGCAATCGACCTCTGTCGGGCCGGCCGCCATGATTGAGGACCGGGACGTCGTGGCGCAGGCCAAGGCGGAAGCGCTGGAAGAATTCGGCAGACGGATGGAAAACAAGCTGCGTCTCATGAAGGACGATCAGGATCAAGCCAGACGCACGTCACGGTGAATCGAAGGACCATAGCAGTCCAGCCAACAGCAACTGCCGGGACGGCTTCAGCCCGATCACTCCCGGACTCGTTCCGTGATGAGTGAAGACTCCGCGAGGGGGTGTCAGCCGGACCGGCACCGCTATTTGAAGGGCTCCCCGAGGACGCACCACATCCGTCTCGTGCCGGACTTCTGGTCCGTCACCGCCTCGCCGCTGAAGAAACTGACCTGCCAGGCAACGATATCGTCCGTGGGATGAGGCGTTGAAGTCCAAAAGATTTCTGACTTGATGTTTGTGAAGGGATGTCCAGCCGGCAGAGCCGGGTCGTGCTGTGAGACATCAATCAAGCTCTTTAATTCCTCCACGGAGGGGCCACGCCACCCTTTTTTGCCGCCGATTTCCTTCGTGGTGCAGCGCTCATTGGAGCGACCCCAGACGTCATGCTCACGGTCCGGTTCCTGTTCCCAGACCAACCCCGTCTGACCGTCCTTGACCGCCCCACCGCCGGGGACGGCGGAAAAACGTTCCGCACCCTCTGCCGGAAATCCCATACCGACCCCTAGCAGCATAACCATTCCGGCCTCGATGATGTTGAAATATCTACATCCGGACGGCCAATTCTTCATCGCGCCTCCGATCCATCTGGCACCGCAGTCAAATGC
This window harbors:
- a CDS encoding M20/M25/M40 family metallo-hydrolase, giving the protein MTVKRSDLEAYVKHSRPLFEDLLGQMVEIPSISMDPSRSTDIERMAILASQVLSDFKADVRSVETGGYPIVSGGWTSDATYPTVTVYNHMDVQPAQEPQWKQAPFAFKNEDGVYRGRGATDDKGPALAALLGARFALEQGVPINIRFLWELEEEIGSPHFAQGLKHRASIPRPDSVVVSDTIWIAKGRPAMPYGLRGLIGARLTLRTGSQDAHSGVTGGAARNPLAELMEIAQACVNAKTGEVKIPGFYRDVVKPTNDEIKSFLRSGFHVRRFKEAYGFHTLRTEDPAEVTRRIWAAPTFEIHGLTGGYHGPGVKTIVPGQGELKVSMRLVPNQTPEKAFALLKKFVGKLNPNVKVECEGTLHPFKGHFDGPYVDCITRAAKEGFGKEPSFIREGGSIGAVVTMQNAWKVPILFLGLSLPEHGYHAPNEYFDWGQASGGIKAFAHYFAEVAKLGGLRQSR
- a CDS encoding NAD(P)-dependent oxidoreductase gives rise to the protein MVTPSSTRIGWIGSGVMGAAMCGHVLRAGYRTTVHSRTRGKAEPLLAKGAIWADSTMAIAGSNDVIVTMVGFPADVREVYFGEKGLLHAANPSTIFIDMTTTSPALSKDIHDRAASMRCFAVDAPVSGGDVGARQATLSVMVGGDAEPVQAVMPLLKLFGSTIVHQGPSGAGQHAKLCNQIVIAGTMVGVCEGLLYGRQAGLDLDRLLSSIGDGAASCWTLSHLAPRIRRRDFAPGFYVEHFVKDMGIILEESRRIGLTLPGLTLVHGLYETVVSLGHGRNGTHALMLALEQMSGSKGSSAARTLTGDHP
- a CDS encoding DUF1566 domain-containing protein — its product is MKNWPSGCRYFNIIEAGMVMLLGVGMGFPAEGAERFSAVPGGGAVKDGQTGLVWEQEPDREHDVWGRSNERCTTKEIGGKKGWRGPSVEELKSLIDVSQHDPALPAGHPFTNIKSEIFWTSTPHPTDDIVAWQVSFFSGEAVTDQKSGTRRMWCVLGEPFK